AGCTTGACCAATCGATCTGACATATatgttcatttttatttttattttatatcatttatctcttctttagtTATTATCTTTAgcatttatcttctttttttttttaaaaaaaaaaaaaaaaaaaaagataagatgAGGGCTAATTCCGTTCCACATGGGGCGACAAAAACAGCTTGAATTGACTATAGCACtcccaatggcttatgtatttttaactttaagctagaatagataataaaagtgttaaaaatgTACTCCATCAGATTATGTATTCCTACTCTAAAATACATTTCCCTTAATTCCGTAAATAGTGGGCGCTACTTGCAGCGTTGCACGACTTAACGCTACAGTTTCCTTTTCCTCCACTTTTTCCTTTCCCTCCAACTTTCCATTTCCCTCATCTTCTCTCCCGCTTCTTTTCTCCTCTCTGCGTCTCTCTGTCTCCATCTGATTCATCTGAAGTTTTGAGCTCATTTTCATTCCCCatcttctctctgtctctgaaggtcttctctctctctctctctctctctctctctctctctctctctctctctctctctctctctctctctctctcgcttgtTACTGATTTCTCACGCTCTATGGTCTCTCTTCTCTGTTTTGATGCAGGAATCTTGGTGTTTGGTGCTTTGGAAGATTGGATGATGGGTAGTTGAAGCATAAGACCTCAACGTCTGGGCTATCGGGCGTAAACGTGAGTTATTCTCTTTTTCCCGATTAATGTTTGATTAAATTATTGTAATTAGTTTTGTTTAGGAGCTGATTGAAGGATGATTTTTGGGTTCTAGCGtggtttatgtgatttttaacaaCTGGATGATTTATGTGGCCGATCTATGAGTTCTAGCAtggttttgattttatatttgttttgggttttctgGGTTAGACGAGCAGTGACGGGAAATGAGGATTTAGAGCTGTTCAGTTCAAGCCTTTACATTGAGTTAGGTAGACCTGCCCACTTGCTTGAATGGGAAGTGTGAACTACGTTTGGAAGATTACATTGCATTGGATTTATTGGTAGTTTGAATTTTAGCACTTGCAAATGAAATGAAGCCTGATATATGATTTTGGTTGCTGAATAGTGGAACTTGCGAAGTGTTGTGTGTGTCTGTTGTTATTTACTTTTTCTGTcaaattctttttttcccccttttttttctgtAACTGTTGAGCTATTTATTGGTTTGTGATGGAGCTGAGTTTCATTTCTTTAGTTCTTTATATTTGTATAAGCTTCTTGAAAGTGACTTATCAGATGATGACGTACaagaggggggaaaaaaaatcccTTGAAAATGCCTAAATGTTATACCTCTGTTTCTTGTTTCTGTTTCAAACAGAGTCCCGCAGGTCTTCTTTGCTTCATATCAGAGCCTCTTCTTCAGAAGAGACATCTGTCATATTCTTTATAATAATGCCAGCACCATTGATCAAATAGAGATGACCATTGCTTTAATTTCAATATGTtttatcttcaaaaaaaaaaattcaatatagTGAAGAAGGACGATGATCGTGACGACGAAGGTATTGCTTGCACTGCTTCAAATCCGTGTTCTTCGCCAATTgacaatcactttttttttatttgttatcttTACTTTCgaaaataatttcaatttcaatttgaaTTCTCAGTTTTGTATATTACACCTGTTTGATTAGTCGTTCAGGTTCCAGATCTGTTTACGCATTGCTATTTTGTTTCAATGATGAATGCGTTTGGTGTTAGTAGCAATCAAAAATTGAAACGTTTAGTGACTTCGTGCGTAATTTTCGTTGATCTGGTTTAGTCTAGCTTGGTTGAtctaatttctttcattttgtttaCGATTCGGAGTTAGGTTGCTATTCTCCCCGCTCTTGAAATCACGATATAAATCGTGGAAATCTAGAAATCTGTTATATCGTGGAAATGTACAAATCTGATTATTTCGTTCACTTTGATACTGATGGTTTAGTAATTTAGATCTTGTAGCTTCACCTTCCATTTGGTGCGATTCAATCTTAACTGTGTGAGTTGTTGTAGGTTACAAGTTCAAATAGGAACAGTTGATCTTAATTTTGTATTGCATTACTTTACAGCGGAGTACTCTCCATTTCTGGGGATCAAGAAGGGTGCCGTTCTACAGGAGTATAGAGTTCCAACTGGGTACATCGCCAGCCAGTCATCTTCTTGCATCAGCACCTGAAATATGCCGGTTAACTTGTTGGTGTTTGTAATACTGGAATACAACGCTTGTGTCTGTTAAATTCCAAGGTGAAGGTGAGAAAGAAAGCTCGCTTAGTAATATTGAAGAAATTTTACCATTTTTCTTCAGCTTGTGTCTATTAAATTCCTGACTTTATGCTCATGTTTAATTTGATTTCACCTCCAGCAACAACTTTTGAAGGATGGATTTAAATGACGATACATTCTTCGTTCCTCTCATGCATGAGGGAGAATATGGTTACAATGCATATACGACGCCGGCTTCTTTTCATGAGAACATTGATTCCCAAGGCACTCATCTCTAACCTCAAACGGAATCCACTACTAAAAAAACTCCACGAAAAGGAAACTTTAGTGTGGAAGAAGATAACGTACTAGTATCGGCTTGGCTCACTACTAGTATGGACGCAATTCATGGTATCGATCAAAAAGCTTCAAAATTTTGGATGAGAGTTCATGCGGAGTATGATGAACATAAGAGGCCCAACTATTGTGAACGTTCTGTGAACTCTTTAACGAATCGGTGGTCAACGATCCAAGTTGCCACCAACAAGTTTTGTGGATGTTTAGCTCAAATCGAAACAAGGCATCCAAGTGGCGTTACCGAACAAGATAAGGTACAGATAAATTGTTATAACTTAAAGTCAATGAACCAATGGATTAAttagtataaatatttaaattattgaattttttggtaatttttcagATTGAGGAAGCGAAGGTGATGTATCACAGTATCCACGGTggctcatttaattttcaacattGTTGGAATATATTGAGATTTCATCCAAAATGGAAACAAACTGTGTCCGAAGGagtcaaaaaaaggaaaaggaaaacagttgcacaggaatctTCTTATACTCCAGATTCAATACATTTAGGGGACGACAATGGGTCTCCATCAGTGATTGTAGATTTGGAGAGGCCAATTGGCAAGAAGgcccaaaaagagagagagagaacatgaAGGAGGCAAGACCAAATGTCTGCGAATCTTGTAGAGGTAATTAATGGtatgaaggaagaaaagaagaaatctcATGATCAGAGAATTGAAGAACGACAAGAGTATATTCGTCTTACAAAAGAAAGGCTTGTGTTTGAGCAAGCAAGAGAGGAAAGGGAAAAAGAGGCTGATATTCTTAGTAAGAAAAGACTTGAGATGGAGCAATTAAGAGAGGACAGAGAAATTATGAGTATGGATACAAGCAACATGTCTCCAATGAGAGCCACATATTTTCGTTCACGTCAAATGGAAATCATTGAAAAACGTACGGTTATTCCCATTTGAGATTGACTAAATGCTTTTACATGTATTTGATGTATTTTGTGTTCTGTATTTTGTTCAAAGTCTTTGTTGTGGACTAAATAGTTAGATTGTATTATTTATTCCTAGGCCAACTCTTTTATTATAGTCAAGGTGGCTTTCATATTGTAAAAGcgaaaaaaacaaattgtataGAAATGCCCCAAATAGAGAGCCAAATAATTCCAAACACACCTAAGATCCCATAGAAATCAGAAATAAACATCGATCAGGTCAAAATAAAATGTACATCTATGCAATTAATACCAAACTAATTTTTCAggatttaccaaaaaaaaaaaattaaataaaccaaGGCTACATCTGGTACTAGTGAATTGGGTAAAATAAAACCGGAAGCcccaatcaaattttattttatttatttttttattttttgggtggaGAAGGGGGGTTTagcaaagaaaaaattataacataatcCTATATAATCGTGAACCCCATATTCAGAAACACAAAACTGAAATAGACAAATTAAGAAATTATCCTAGAAATCAAAACAGCAACAACCATTAGCATTGATCCAATAATCCTCAAATTTCatatgaaatgaaatttaaaattacgatTGGCTATGTATTTGCCATAAATGCTCAATGAGGTCTGTTTGTAGTTGAGAATGAGTTCCTCTATCTCTAATGTGATGATGACGTTCAATGAAGTCCGTAAGTTGTTGATTCGTAGTGTGTGGCACTGGTTCGTAAAGACTTTCATCAATTTGATCGTAAACAAAATCATCTGCTCCGAGGTATAGATGTCGCTCATCTTCAACAATCATGTTATGCAATATTATGCACGCTATCATGATGTTTTTAAGCATTTCATGATCAAAAGAACGCGCAGGTCCTCGCACAATAGCAAATCGTGCTTGAAGCACTCCAAATGCACGTTCTACATCTTTCCTTGCTAACTCTTGAGTTTTTGCAAaatgttttctcttatttcctaGCGGAGCATGAATTGTTTTTACAAATGTTGACCATGAAGGATATATACCATCAGCCAAATAATATCCCTTTGTGTAGTCATTACCGTTGATTGAGTAGTTCACTGGAGGAGCACGCCCTCCAGCAAGCTCAGtaaataaagaagaatgttCTAGCACGTTGATATCATTATGGGATCCTGGCAACCCAAAAAATGCGTGCCATATCCAAAGATCATATGACGCCACAGCTTCCAAAATAATTGTTGGTTCACGAATATGACCAGAAAACATACCTGCCCATGCTTTTGGACAATTCTTCCATTTCCAATGCATACAATCGATGCTCCCCAACATCCCTGGAAATCCACGTCTTGCATTCACCTCTAGTAGTCTAGATATATCGTTGCTATTTGGTGACCTCAAGTACTTGTCATAATAAATGGAAATTACtgatttaacaaaatattgtaaacaCTGTGTTGCAGTGTTTTCTGCAATCCTCAAATATTCATCCATAAAATCACCTGATACTCCATAAGCGAGCATTCTAAGTGCGGCAGTTATCTTTTGAAGGGAAGAATGTCCGAGTTTTTTAGCAGCATCTCTTCTTTGGAAGAAATATGGTTCATGAGCTTCTATCGCAGTTTGAATACGATTAAACAGAGAACGTTGCATTCGAAACCTTCTTCAAAATTTCGTAGGAGAATAGACTGGCGATTCTGCAAAATAATCTAAGAAAAGACGTTGGTGGCCTTCCAAAGAATTACGCTGGATGAACCTACGGCGTTGAACAGAACCAAGGCGCGATGTTGCGCCTCTTTCATCACGCAACCGTTCTTCTTCAACAGAAAAGGCCAAAATGATATCCAACTCGTCATCGGAAGATGAAGAgtcaaaaattgtaaaagaaagaTCCCTAAAAAGAGTAGAAAAAGGAAACGTTTAGAGAATTGTGAAAAAGAAGCCtgattttttcataaaaatgcGAGGCAATATTGAACGATTAACGGAGGAAACTCATGGATCACAGCTTTCTCTGGCATGCCAAACTTTGGCTGGGTAATTTATAGTAAAATTAATTagtatgaataaaaaatatttttataatatccCTAAGAATAATATGAGCATGTCAATGGGATGAGCAGTCGATGACCCGTTATTGTAGTGTTCTGTTGGAAAAATTGACTACTAAAAATATGGAGCAATTCTAGAAAGGCATATTCTCGTAATAAATGGGCAATGCAAGCTCCAAAGATGACCCGTTATTGTAGTGTTCTGTTGAGAAAATGGACTATTAAAAACATGGAGCAATTCTAGAGAGGCATATTCTCGTAATATGGGCAACGAGAGATCCAATCCATTTCGtttcatatatatcatataatagAGGAATCATTTAGAGGAATGCATAATATTGCGACAAGTGGCGTATTAAAATGCTACCAAGTATTCATTTTAAGTTAAACGGTGAGTTTAGGTTTGTGTTAAAATGTGATAGTAAACTCAATCTCTATTTGCAtgctaaataaaaactgaatccctattttttctctcaaaaaaaaaaaaaaaaactgaacccTATTTTTGTGTTAAACATGGGTAACACGGTGAGTTTAAGAAAAAACACGGCTTTTTCAAAAACCTGAAGCGGTTATTTCTTACAACATTAAAAGGCAAAAAGGCTCATAGCAGTTACATAACCACTCAATACAACATCATAGCAGTTACAAAACCACTCTATACAACGAAAAACTGTTTGCTTCCCATTGCTATCTTACTATTTTTAGCATCTGATCTATCAAAAGGTACTCTCTCTGTTTCTACATTTTtgagttttctttgtttgtagATTATGAAGATCATATGTATATCAAGATtatatgattatttatttttatttacttaatttgtaatttgttgtGTTCTTGCATATGATTTTTTGTAATTCTCTTTGTTACCAAATCAATTATTCTAGCGAATTCATAACCATTCGTTCATCTTCTTcctactattttttttgaaaacacattgTAGAACGACAGAAAAATGTTGTTGAGGTTTAATTGCAGTTCTTATTTcagaacaaaatatcaaaattacgtaacaaaaaaataagcatCTACAAccggagagaaaaaaaaaatgaaaaggaacaCAAAAAAAGAGACTAAGATAAATGATACTCACTTACTATCGTCTTAAATTTCACATGAGACTATAACAATATAATTAAAGCTCATGTTTCTACATCTCCCCCAAGAAAATTGCAATATAGAACTTCTATAACAATCTTGAAgttttcctctttctctttttctcatcTCTGTCTCTCGGGTACctgctgtgtgtgtgtgtcggtgaagaaaataatagaagagagaaaggtgcagacaagaaagaaaagtagaagaggaaaagagaagATAAGTAAGAGAAAGTAACTGAAGGTAAAAGTGAGTGCGTGTTCGTCAGATGGGTGTGTGTGGTGGAAAATACATAGATGTGTGTGTTTGTCATTCATCTGTGTATAATTGTAAATTGATTAGGTGttcaaaaatagaaagaaaacaaaaacaaaagataaaagaggagGAGAATCGGTCAACTAAGGGAAAAATGAAGCAAAAAttagacaaaagaaaaaggatctCTGTTTCTATGTACGTGTCccacaaaaaaaagaataagtgtCTGTTTAATTAGGTGGGTAAAGGATAATAATGGATAAAAAGATAACTGTCTATTGAGTTTTTAAATGCCATACGTTATTTCATGGTGCCATATGTCAAGCTTAACTGTCTATTaagtttttaaactaattaaatgtTTAAACATTGCATTTGTCtgtctatttctttcttttgcttaaattatataaaactagataaagtgaaaACAAACTTTGTTTCTATCTTTAATCTaacagtttattttttttgttgtttttttttttttttttctaatgaccTTTGGGCTTCTTCTTCTGCAAAGTTGTAGAGGCCAGTCTCTACTTAAGAACAAACTTTATATCAATTTCAAGATAAAATTTACATTATAAAATCACATTTCCTATTTATGGCTCTCTAATTATgcatttaaactttttatttttgaattcaaTATTGTAATCACAATTACACATTGCGGTGATCTAagctttattttgtttttttttttaaaaaaaaaaattccctgaTTTTCAATTTGATGCTTCCTTTCAAGCTTTGATCACAATGCAATTTATGCAGATCCATATTGAAAGACTTTgtcttattttgtatttatttttctttgcattGTCATTTTCAGAatgttcttatatatatgggttttaattattttggaaTGTAATAGGTATAACACCAAcaatattatagattcataTTCGGTGTCTATCAATGTTTTaataagtgtattttttttttattattattattatatatataagaaggaTTGGGTGTGCTTGATGATGgctattattaaaatataaaataaaataataaataaaaaaattagtttataaaatggataattatttgtttgttggtcTTTATCcggttctttttgttttacacTATTTTGTGCATTACAATATTATGTAATTGTTCTCTTGAATTAAATTTAGTAAATGTAAATATTCAATACATGTGATTTCTTTtgcttaatttgaaaataatttgcaATAATCGTGCAAATTCTTAAATAATTTGAAGTCGTGTGTTTATACTTTTTTTAGTTTACGTCATTCAATTTTCATATCACAAATTAAGCATAATATGTACGctgataattatataatttagtaATATGTATAATGTTTTGTGAGTTATAGTTAACTTGATATTGCCTTTCATTTTGAAGGTACAATGTATACaataataagaaaacaatattcaTAATATTTCGCTTCATGTTTGGTagtttataaattgttaattattcattatttgattacGGTTTGTGTACGATTTTGGTTAGTGTGAGATTTTCTTTagttgaaataattttcttttttgttcctttaatttatattttggaCTGCAGCATGGCAGACAAACATTATAAGGAAAGATGAACGAAATCCCAACGGACGCTTACTCAGTCTGGTACGCTGGGCGTGTCGCGAGAAATATGAAGTCCTCCGTTTGCGTCCTTTCATGGTGAGGACTCCTAGCGTCAGTCATGGGAGGGGACGACGTGTTCAGGTACATCGAGAAGGGATATCAGACAGGGGACTCGCTCATGCGTGCGCCTCTGATCCTAAGAGGGCAACATCACTAAGTCGCTACCAACACTTGCATCAAACGCCTAAAGTTATTAATTTTCACCACATGATTGATTTGGAGTGTCAGGAAGAGACAAATGCATGTATACCATGGGGTTGGGCCACTACCTTTAGGTGTTGGGATGGTTCAGTTacttttgagtgtttttttatttatttatttttttctttttattgagagTACTATTTTTATTAGGTAGGATAATGACATTTGTTTAGTAGTTTAGGATGAATgttgacacaattaataattttgagaaaatattgacaattgagtgataATGGGCATGtatacttaaataaataaataaaatacacgTGATGCTATTCCTTGGAAAGCTTAGAAGGCTTTGCCGAAAATCATCCAAAAATGCGAGAAGCTTAGAAAGCTTGACCAATCGATCTGACATTTATGtaagtttatttttcttttattattattattattattattattattattattattattattattattattattattattttttaccatttatCCCATCTTTAGTTATTATCTTTAATtagcatttatcttttttttaaaaaaaaaagataagatgAGGGCTAATTCCGTTGCACATGGGGCGACAAGAACAGCTTGAATTGCTATGAGccttttaattttcttggttAACTAAGCATTCAACTTTTTTCTAAACGTGAATAGAATATAAGCAAAAGCATTATCACCTGTACATGATGGTTGAAAGACTTGAAGGCAAATATATACGCCTTGTCCAACGAATAACATCTTCTATGACGAAATTACAtcattgaaacaaaatttgggaCAGCTGTTTCCCatatttaaaatttggattAACTAAGAttctttccatttcaaatcattttattgtttaaataaGATTTTAAAGATCTAACCGTTTATATCTTGACACACAATAAATAtgttaagtaatttaaaataaaataaaatctaaaccgTCAAGTGGGTTCCTTGGATCCAATTCCTTAAAAGTCATGGGATAAAGTTATAGTGATAATAAAAATTCCCTATAAAAATTAGTCTCTCAATTGGCCTTTATTTTATGCTTATGTTAATGGAGTTCGACTTTATTCGTTAGTTATGCTAGggtcatgtatatatatatagtttacaCAACCCCACTCTCGCATAGTTGCATGAGAAGTATGGCTTGGTGGCATGGGCTGCTCCTCGAcatctcttatttatttatcattcTTTTTCGTCGAATCCGTAAGATTTACAGCCACTCTTTACAGTTAATTATTTGATAGTACTCTAATTATGGAGTTCATATTAGCCGGTTCAAACagtcaaagaaataaaaaaataatcccaTGTGTAAAACTACTGGATTTTTCACTATCTTTAGTGTTGGGGTGGTTAAGCCACTCCTGAGTCCtgagtgtttttttatttgtttagtaGTTTAGGATGAATATTGACATAaaccaaataattaaaaaggtataataaggaatcaaaattaataaaccaaatattaagccaaatattatattgtcaatattataaatattgtagATTAATACAAACtgcacataaaaatataaacaggAGTTCATTTGTAGACATTAATTTTGGAGCAAATCAATTAATGATAAGTCTTCTTCTTAGTAGTTTTGAATCGCTTGTAAAGAAACTTGAGAGGTATTGAATCATCATCCGACTCTGTGTCTTCTATAGGCAGGGAAGAATGCAAGGAAGAATCTTTACTAAACATTTGTTCGTTCTCTATTGTTTGGCTAACAACGTCATATTCCTCTTCTTGTTTGGAGCTAGAGCCCCTAATCTTTACAATTGGAGTTTCCTGTAATAAGAGATTGAGTTTTATTAGAAGTTGCATATAATTATGTAGGTAAATATAGTGTAAATTTGAAGGATTCAACATATAATGCATTGTTACCTTATGGATGTTAGCTTCTTTTGCAACTTGCGCTTCAAAGATTCTATAAACAGTATAATTTTCCCaaccttttttcaaattatattcattGAGTTTCAATTGGAAGACATATTCTCTGGAAACAATTGCTTCGATTTCTTTTGGCACGATATTGTCTTTCAAATTCTGTATAAATATAGCATATTGTTAAAAGAGGTTAGAACatgacatatattttttttattgaattgttgactttattttgttatggtggtctaaaaaatttgagatttgtTACCTCATCTTGCAAATCGGCAAGTTCCTTTGCAATTTTGCCTATAAGTTGTTCAGCGTCTTTGTCGAAGATAATGAATCTTGTTGAATCTGTTGTATCTGATACTTCAATTTGTATCCTATACCTGCTTTCATTTCCAAAATTGTTAGGAAGAgatatttctatatattttgacatatatgtgtgtgaattaaatattatttgttgttTACCTTGGCACGCTGAATTTCAGTTCCGCTTGACAACGTTCACACCAAAAAATTCCTTCTTTAAACTTAACCTTCGTCTTGCATGTTATACAACCAATATAATACCAGCCATACTTGTTGTCTATTCTTTCAACTTTGCATAAACATGTGTAGAATATttcctgcattttttttttaataaaaaattaaacaattgatATTGTATTCATGATATTTTATAAATGCATTAAATAGTTATAATCTATTAATACCTTCACTTCAGAGTTCCCTTCCATTTCTTTTATCTCTGCAATTGTCTTCCTATTGTGTAAGGCAAGTTCTCTAGTTGGTATTATTGGTGGTTGTTCAATCTTCATTTGATTCACTTCTACTATTGCAACGTTCTTCAACCTATTCATAAATGAATgttagattttattaaaaatgtaaatttttaaaaaaataatacaatggAGTGTTCTTACTTGTCAATAACTGTATCAACTTCTGGAATATCAAGATTGATGTAAATCCTTGTTGCGCTTGTTGATGATAAGTTATACTGACCtacaaaaatttgaaagaggaattcattaaaattatttgtaggaactcaatttttttaattaaatatactaAGATAAATAGTTACCTCTATAAGTTTTCACAATTGTCGAAGTTACAATTGCAATGGCTGGTCTTGGAGTATTCTTATGAAAATCCTCATCTATTTGATATGCTTTAGCCTCCCACAAAGTTATCTGTAGAATTTTGTTCCTGCCAttcacattattttatttttatgtgatataaaattttgttttatgggTTCAATAGCTTATTGTCTTTAACTTGGAATTCAGATATTTTCTTACTCTTCCAATAGAAGATGGATTGTGCGTATTTTGGTTGGACATCCTTTAGACTTTACTTCCTTTATTGCTCCAACCGATTCCAATCTACCAATAACATCTGCATATCCATGGAAGATATATCAATgaatatagtttttttattttttattttatatattttg
This DNA window, taken from Alnus glutinosa chromosome 5, dhAlnGlut1.1, whole genome shotgun sequence, encodes the following:
- the LOC133868205 gene encoding uncharacterized protein LOC133868205, encoding MQRSLFNRIQTAIEAHEPYFFQRRDAAKKLGHSSLQKITAALRMLAYGVSGDFMDEYLRIAENTATQCLQYFVKSVISIYYDKYLRSPNSNDISRLLEVNARRGFPGMLGSIDCMHWKWKNCPKAWAGMFSGHIREPTIILEAVASYDLWIWHAFFGLPGSHNDINVLEHSSLFTELAGGRAPPVNYSINGNDYTKGYYLADGIYPSWSTFVKTIHAPLGNKRKHFAKTQELARKDVERAFGVLQARFAIVRGPARSFDHEMLKNIMIACIILHNMIVEDERHLYLGADDFVYDQIDESLYEPVPHTTNQQLTDFIERHHHIRDRGTHSQLQTDLIEHLWQIHSQS